Part of the Deinococcus planocerae genome is shown below.
CGAGACATCTTCAACGCACTGTTGTGGGTCGCCCGCACCGGCGCACAGTGGGCCTACCTCCCCAACGATTTTCCGCCCGCAGAAACGGTGCGCCAACAGGCGCACCGCTGGTTTGAGGCTGGATGCTTCGAGAACGCCGCTCATGACCTACGGCTCCTGTCCCGTGTCGAGCGGTCAAGGAACGGGGAGCCGACGGCCATCATCATCGACAGCCGGACCCTCCAAAGCACCCCGGAGAGCGGGCACCGCGCCGGGTACGACGGTGCCAAAAAACGCCAGGGCACCAAGGTGCATCTCGCCGTGGACACCCTGGGCCACCTGCTAGCCGTCCTGACCACGCCCGCAAACGAGCAGGACAGAGCACAGGTCAAAGACCTGTGCCTGGAGGTGCAGGAGGCGACAGGGGTGAACGTGGAAGTGGCGTTTGTGGACCAGGGCTACACCGGACAGCAAACTGCCCTGGAGGCGACCGTGGCAGGCGTGGAACTGGTGGTCATCAAACGCTCGGACGCCGCCAAGGGCTTCATCCTGCTGCCCCGACGCTGGGTGGTGGAA
Proteins encoded:
- a CDS encoding IS5 family transposase, producing the protein MTRRGYPSDVDDDTYLFLLPYLLLSPKDARQRKYPIRDIFNALLWVARTGAQWAYLPNDFPPAETVRQQAHRWFEAGCFENAAHDLRLLSRVERSRNGEPTAIIIDSRTLQSTPESGHRAGYDGAKKRQGTKVHLAVDTLGHLLAVLTTPANEQDRAQVKDLCLEVQEATGVNVEVAFVDQGYTGQQTALEATVAGVELVVIKRSDAAKGFILLPRRWVVERSFAWLSRFRRLGRDLERLPSTLVGFHFLAACVLLCNNLKPLFA